The DNA region CAGCTCTCCCTAAATAAACAGATACTCTGTAGTTCCACCAAATGGTGTTGTTTATGATTATATTTTGAATTTGGGCCCATTATTCAGGAGTCAGTTGGCATGATGTCTGTGGAAGGATGCACCGTATTTACATGCAGGAAGTGATTTGTGTGTGGGACCCGGGGAGGGTATGCCTTCAGCGgcatacaatttatttatttattcaattttttttacatttctagaTCTTATTGGTGATTTGGTGAACTGCTGCTGAGGGAATGAGACCATATTTCCAGATGCACAACTTTAAAATCATCTGAGGTTGAGAACTGGAGATCAGGATAAAAATGGCCAGAACCTGTAAAGTAGTGGAAAAGAGTAAAAATGATCAGATATTCATCAgatttatcagtgtgtgtgtgtgtgtgtttccgtcagtaactcactgtagtttctccagtttacagtgtggatccttcagtagatcagagagcagcttctcTCCTGATTCTCCTGGTTTATTGTGtttcagattcagttctctcaggtgtgatgaggtGTTTGACCTCAGAGCTGAAACCAGAGCAACACAACCTTCACCTGTAATACTGCAGAGTTCCAGCCTGTAGAGAGATCAACAATTATAGatcaacctacacacacacacccacacacacacacacgcgtgcacgcatgtacacacacacacacacacacaggtatgatCATCTGATTTCTGAGCGTGATATTTTTGCTTAAGGTTATCATACTGTCAAAATCTCATGCCTAAGTGACAATAcactaaacaaaacatgaaagtgATGATctgacctcagtatctccagtgtacagtgtggattctccagtccagcagagagcagcttcactcctgaaccCTGCAGGTTATTGctactcaggtccagttctctcagtctggaggagtttgatctgagaactgaggacagaagtctacagctttcctctgtgagatcacactcacacagcctgggagagaaatgatgatatatcagaacactgatatctgaatatgtgtgtgtgtgtgtgtgtgtgtgtgtgtgtgtgtgtgtgtgtgtgtgtgttcactcacTTTTTCATCATACCCTACAGTATGCTCCGGAACGGATCAGATATGAGAGCACAGGGCTCTGGATTGTAATGATGTTCATCTTGTCATCTTGTAATAATCTGTCTTTATCGGTTGTAATATTGAAagaaaaggacagaaagaaagactaaTATGGATTTATGGGGTCTTTTGACTTAAAATTACCACATCAACattttctgtgtatgtgtggtatgtgtgtgtatatgttctTCTATCTATGTTTGCaggtatgcatgtgtgtgtgtgtgtgtgtgtgtgtccagggtTCGCTCTGTTGGGAGGACATCCATGTTTCCTCACCCCTCAGGATATTCACCTGGGTGTAAATGAGAGCACAAAAGACACAGCCAGGTTTGAACACAAGTTTATGCACGTGTATTAGTGACATGTAAGTACATGTACTTCTGcataagactgtgtgtgtgtgtgtgtgtgtgtgtgtgtgtgtgtgtgtgtgttgcagagtgCTCTCGAACTTGACTGATATTGTGTTAGCCCGGGTGTACAGTCACTCCACTTTGGAGCAGCTGGATAAGGAAGCTTCTATACCAATTATCAACGGCCTCTTTGACCTTTACCATCCTATACAGATACTAGCTGATCTGCTCAcactgcaggtacacacacacacacactttcatctgGCGTTGATGGGCTCCTTATCCTTTACGCTGTTTTCTCTTCTAGGAGCATTACGGTTCTTTGAAGGGCCTGACAGTGTCTTGGATAGGTGATGGTAACAATGTCCTCCACTCCTTCATGATGTCATCGGCCAAATTGGGAATAAATCTGAGAATAGCTAGGCCAAAGGTTAGCCATGAATCAACAAACTGAACTGTGAAAAAATTGAAGAACTAGCTTTCTGGAAAACCAATACTGACTCACGGACACATGGATCTCAATATCTGCACCTTTATTATAATGGAGTATTACAGTAAATGTCTAATAGATACACTATTTGTATTATAAAATTGCATACGCGCATAAGCATACACAGCATGAGCACATGCTTAGTGCATATATGTTTTAAGACATCACTTCGCTGGATTGGtctccatttatttattctgaataaacaataaacaaaacaacttttttttaaagtagtgcaatatatatatatatatatatatatatatatatatatatatatatatatatatatatatatatagttataaaaaCAGATTATTAAAGCATATTACATTGTTTTCAATACAATTATTTCTAATTATTTTGCTGACTGATGATTGACATATGATGGACTTATGAATGCACTGGAAatactttatattaatatagtCATGCCTTTGAATAAAGTGACTTTGTATATAGATAAATCTGAGTGCTCTGGCCGCTGGGTGTGCAGTGTGGAACTGATGAATGCACGGGTACAGTAGTAtgtgttaaaaccataatgaactttcttttactctcacactattcgttgtgacccagatgaggacgggttcccttctgagtccggttcctctcaaggtttcttcctcatatcatcttagggagtttttcctcaacaccgtcaccaccggctcgctcaatagggataaatccacacacttaaaatctctatcctgtgtttagaTGCTTCTGtaaaacttttttgagacaacgtccgttgttaaaagcgctacacaaataaaattgaattgaattaactaattgaaagtgtgtgtttgggggttgGGACGGTCTCAGCATTTCTTCCCTTCATTAATTTGCATCCCTGCTTTGAATTTGAGAAAAGGTCTAGCTATCAGCTGcacctctgtgtgtgaatgaaagagaacaagagaaaaTGATCGAAAGGGAGTGgtacacaaagagagagaaaaaaagggtaAAGTAGTGGAGCAGGTTTTTGCCCAGTACAACATTCTCATAATACCAGAAACTTCTCACTGAGACAGAGTCTTtcattgtgtgtttaatttctgtTTAGACTGAAACCCCTGAACTTATCTCCATATCTCCATTAATCAGTGTTTATGTCGTGTGTcgtgtgtgtcgtgtgtgtgtgtgttcacatgtTCAGAACTAACATTACACTAATATAAAATAACCGAATGAGAGAATATaacttaaaaatacatttttatcagtGCAAAAATTCAACTTAATGTCATATGATACTATTGGgtacaaaataaaaagtctTGTGCACCTATTCACTTATATCCAAACATACGTATTCAAGCacttgtatttattcatttatttttaccttgAATAATGCTTTCTAGTTTTAATTTTGCAAAAATAATGATGGGAATTGTAATGCAGTGTaaagtcatgtttttttttttttgttttttttggcctaACCTTCTGTTATGTATAAGCTGAAGGGGCGCAGTTCTCCTGAGTTTACCTCGGGTCACGCATGTGATTGGAGAGAAAGAATTAAGTCCCGCCCTTTACTCGAGACCAAGGGATACGATAGGTTAGACAGGTCACGCCACATGTAACTGTAGAAATAGTCATGAATTCTTCTTCCAATCGATTATGACAGTGATAATGTCACTCCATGTCATGTAATcgattcatttgtttaaaaaatttaattcattttttttaaaaaaaaggaaaagaaacccAGAAAATAATTTGCTCTAAATACTTTAGCTGAAATATATAAAGAACACCTtagatcaggggttcccaaacttttccagggcaaggccctccaaatggcattaacatttgaccgaggccccccttttacaagatgtctttaaaacacaaaaaatacagacttctgaatatatcccccccttttttttattaatagttacatcttacatctttacatgacattacattaggaattgattgtgagtgtgtgtgtgtggttgtctgagattgagaaatagaaaacatattagagggagggatgggcacaccaaattgttgaggcccccctggcgccccctggcggcccccactttgaaaaccactgccctaGATAATGAGCAACAGCCTGTAGTAAATAATCTGTTGTTGTAGAGAAAAACGtggagttatttttatttttattttattttattttttttttaaataatgccaGGTTTAACAGTTAGGATACTAATATTAGGATGTAGACGTCAAAGTCAGTGTGATATGCCATGCATTAAAAGGGCTAATGGTGCATCTGAAAGTAATTACAAAACACACTCCACCATGACTTATAAACCAGTTTCAGTCAATCTTGTGTATACTGGTGTGGATGTGTAGATTAGATGGAGTTTCTCATGCAGCGGGAATCCGGTTCTCTGTACCCGGATTAACAGGTTTGTGAGGTCACACCCTGTCCTCCCAAAAGGGATAAAAAATCATGATCAGAGGTGGAGCAAACCAGTCCGAGAAAACCAAGCTCAAGGAAGAGAAACTTTAATTCAATgcgtttgttcatttatttatttatttaacttttgcATTAtccaaaagagaaaagaaaatgatgcGCATGCCCGAGCTCCAGTGCCAGAAGAACTCTCTGTTCACGGCCATGAACCGCTTCATCGGCGCCGTCAATAACATGGACGAGACGGTGATGGTGCCGAGTTTGCTGCGTGACGTGCCGCCGGCGAGCGCCGGAGATGCTGGAGAATACCTGCGCGCCGCCGAGGCCGACATGTACACCTACTACACCCAGCTGAAATCCATCCGCAACGAGATCGAGTGGGGAGCCGTGCTGCGAGGCGAGGAGCCGCAGAGACCCGCCGAGAAAGCAGCCGAGCCCGGGATGAGCGAGCAAGCGGAGCTGGAGAACCTGCTGCGTTTCCATCTGAAGGGCCTGTACGGTGTCCTGACCAAACTCACCAGCCACGCCAACGAGCTCACCGACCGCTACAAGCAGGAGATCGGTATATCTGGATGgggacagtgagacagaaagacggACCAAGACTCGAACCGTCCTGAGGAGAGAACTCTTCTGGATTGAAAGTATTTCCTTTTGGGACTAACATTATTTTCGGTATTGACCAAAACTGACGCCAAGTGTCAAGCCACCTATTTGCACAAGTTTGTCCTATAAGATATACTATGTATTTGGGAACTAAATGTTGCATTATATGTGTTACTATAATGTAGAGAGTGGGCAGAGGACTAATATGGTCTTATGAATGCAATCCCTCTCTAACATCACCTCTTCAGCTGTACTGAACAgctgaatgtatttattgttgtttgtttgtttgtttgtttgtttgttttgtttttagtttcaCTGAAAGGAAAATGATCTGAAACTATACCTGTCCATCAATGATGTGGAATGCTCTGAAATAGTACAAGTCATGAAGAGCTCCTTGAGATGTTTGTTGTCGCTGTGCTATTGTTGTCCGAAACATTTTGTTCATTGttaaacttttatatatattggagattatttatagtaaaataaaccCGATGTGTTCAGTGTATGATTCCTGCTTGTCTGTGTGATCTTAAATTTTCAGTGGCCagagatgggtggatggatggtggtTTGGATAAAGTAAGAAATATTGACTCTGAATCCTAAAAGTACcagatggggcagaaaaagttACAGGAACTACAACATGCTCGGAAAACAACACA from Ictalurus furcatus strain D&B chromosome 6, Billie_1.0, whole genome shotgun sequence includes:
- the mid1ip1a gene encoding mid1-interacting protein 1A; translation: MMRMPELQCQKNSLFTAMNRFIGAVNNMDETVMVPSLLRDVPPASAGDAGEYLRAAEADMYTYYTQLKSIRNEIEWGAVLRGEEPQRPAEKAAEPGMSEQAELENLLRFHLKGLYGVLTKLTSHANELTDRYKQEIGISGWGQ